A genomic stretch from Malus domestica chromosome 15, GDT2T_hap1 includes:
- the LOC103450488 gene encoding strychnine-10-hydroxylase-like yields MTVAKMDSLPYANSITAGLFTVIIVFYYLSRRWRASNHEGKLSPPEAKGGWPIFGHLHLFGGPTPPHITLGAMADKYGPIFTIRLGVQPSLVISSSEIAKECYTTNDLSILGRPKMVVADHVTYNYAMFAFGPPGPYWRQIRKIVTLELLSVRKVELLKHIRVSEVATFLKELHDHWSTKKKEGSKDGVVVELKQWFGDMMLNVILTMVAGKRFSVAATGDEKKEARRVQTALREFFDYLGMFLVGDAVPYLRWLDWGGHEKAMKKSATEMHAIIAEWLEEHKQRRAKGVAKGEKDFIDSLLSVLDGADLGSFDADTITKATSVNIIAGGGDTTMVPLTWAISLLVNNPQVLKKAVNELDTKIGKQRVVSEEDISNLVYIQAIVKETLRLYPVGPLSGPRLFTEDCTIAGYHIPKGTRLIPNFWKIQTDPKNWPEPFEFKPERFLTTHKDVDLKGRHFQFLPFSSGRRSCPGLAFGLQLVQFTLASFLHAFEISNPSSAPIDMTESFGITNVKATPLNVLIKPRLSFELYG; encoded by the exons ATGACAGTTGCAAAAATGGATTCTCTGCCTTATGCAAACTCTATCACTGCTGGCCTGTTCACAGTAATCATCGTGTTCTATTACTTATCTCGAAGATGGAGAGCTTCCAATCACGAGGGCAAATTATCACCACCAGAAGCCAAGGGTGGATGGCCTATATTTGGTCACCTTCATTTGTTCGGAGGCCCCACACCTCCTCACATAACTTTGGGAGCCATGGCGGACAAGTACGGACCCATTTTCACTATCCGCCTTGGCGTCCAACCGTCGTTGGTGATAAGCAGCAGTGAGATCGCAAAAGAATGCTACACAACCAATGACTTGAGCATACTCGGTCGCCCAAAGATGGTGGTTGCAGATCACGTTACCTACAACTATGCCATGTTTGCGTTCGGACCACCTGGACCCTATTGGCGACAAATTCGCAAGATCGTTACCTTGGAGTTGCTCTCAGTCCGGAAGGTTGAGCTGCTCAAGCACATTCGAGTGTCGGAAGTGGCTACTTTCTTAAAAGAATTGCACGACCATTGGAGTACAAAGAAAAAGGAGGGCTCGAAAGATGGAGTGGTTGTAGAGCTAAAGCAATGGTTTGGGGACATGATGCTGAACGTTATTCTTACAATGGTGGCTGGAAAGCGGTTTTCGGTGGCTGCCACTGGGGATGAGAAGAAAGAAGCGCGTAGGGTTCAGACTGCATTGAGGGAGTTCTTTGATTATCTGGGCATGTTTTTGGTGGGTGATGCGGTTCCTTATCTGCGGTGGTTGGATTGGGGTGGACATGAGAAGGCAATGAAGAAAAGTGCAACGGAAATGCACGCCATTATTGCAGAGTGGCTTGAAGAGCATAAGCAGAGGAGAGCAAAAGGTGTtgcaaaaggagaaaaggaCTTCATAGATTCGTTGCTTTCTGTGCTTGATGGTGCGGACCTTGGCAGTTTCGATGCTGATACGATCACCAAAGCCACAAGCGTG AATATTATTGCAGGAGGTGGCGACACCACCATGGTGCCATTGACGTGGGCAATATCATTATTGGTGAACAACCCTCAAGTTTTGAAAAAAGCTGTAAATGAACTGGACACCAAAATAGGGAAACAAAGAGTTGTGAGTGAGGAAGATATAAGCAACTTGGTCTACATCCAAGCTATTGTAAAGGAGACGTTACGTTTGTACCCAGTAGGACCATTATCAGGGCCGCGTTTATTCACCGAAGATTGCACCATTGCTGGCTACCATATCCCAAAGGGCACCCGGTTGATCCCGAACTTCTGGAAGATCCAAACTGACCCGAAAAATTGGCCTGAGCCATTCGAGTTCAAGCCAGAGAGATTTCTTACCACACACAAGGATGTTGATCTGAAGGGTCGGCATTTtcagtttcttcctttttcaaGTGGTAGAAGATCATGTCCTGGTTTGGCATTTGGTCTTCAACTGGTGCAATTTACATTGGCTAGTTTTCTGCATGCGTTTGAAATCTCAAATCCGTCGAGTGCACCAATTGATATGACAGAGAGTTTTGGAATAACCAACGTTAAGGCAACTCCACTTAATGTTCTCATCAAACCTCGCTtatcttttgaactttatggataa